One window of Mangifera indica cultivar Alphonso unplaced genomic scaffold, CATAS_Mindica_2.1 Un_0070, whole genome shotgun sequence genomic DNA carries:
- the LOC123207302 gene encoding uncharacterized protein LOC123207302, with translation MSVLLKSETWRWIVRKTRDSKPFFFAFATVCGVVPGVIGYCVMQFTNSRNPQLETQLRQTARPDSLMMGKVNQERLAEYLGELQRKEDTNDRYVAALRGETLTRKPYVRIQPIPKENTTEADRDSKTDKAQKK, from the exons ATGTCGGTACTGTTGAAGAGCGAGACATGGAGGTGGATAGTGAGAAAGACAAGGGACTCAAAGCCCTTCTTTTTTGCGTTCGCCACCGTGTGCGGTGTTGTTCCAGGTGTGATCGGCTACTGCGTCATGCAGTTTACCAATTCTCGTAACCCCCAGCTCGAAACCCAACTCCGCCAGACGGCCCGCCCCGATTCCCTC ATGATGGGAAAGGTAAATCAAGAGAGACTAGCAGAGTACCTAGGGGAGCTGCAGCGGAAAGAGGATACAAATGACAGATATGTAGCTGCTTTGAGAGGAGAAACACTTACTAGAAAACCTTATGTGAGAATTCAACCAATTCCGAAGGAAAATACTACAGAAGCTGACAGGGATTCCAAAACTGACAAAGCTCAAAAGAAGTAG
- the LOC123207301 gene encoding E3 ubiquitin-protein ligase RGLG4-like isoform X1, which produces MGNVFAIHKRQQPINNTNPELNRRTTSSQISSRGKSEIISTNRSMSRQPSTSVTVSGTGPKMKRSNNIKNKYSFIPDNFTTLEEVTIALRDAGLESSNLILGIDFTKSNEWTGKISFNNRSLHAIGDTPNPYETAISIIGKTIAPFDEDNLIPCFGFGDATTHDQEVFSFHSDHTPCHGFEEVLSCYRKIVPSLRLSGPTSYAPVIEAAIDIVEKSGGQYHVLVIVADGQVTRSVDTHPRELSPQEKQTIQSIVDASSYPLSIILVGVGDGPWEDMRKFDDKIPAREFDNFQFVNFTAIMSKQSSPSEKETAFALAALMEIPLQYRAAMEFGLLKRRTGRAPKIVPRPPPVLYSRRAPLEHEVSTTASSPAIDDRTQACPICLTSPKDLAFGCGHMTCRDCGSRVTNCPICRQRITNRLRLYS; this is translated from the exons ATGGGCAACGTTTTTGCCATCCATAAGCGTCAGCAGCCAATTAACAACACTAACCCCGAGTTAAATCGCAGGACAACTAGCAGTCAGATAAGTTCTAGAGGGAAATCTGAAATTATTAGCACAAATCGCAGCATGTCACGACAACCATCAACCTCTGTAACCGTGAGTGGTACTGGTCCAAAGATGAAGAGGAGCAACAACATAAAGAACAAGTATTCTTTTATCCCTGACAATTTCACAACCCTTGAAGAG GTAACAATAGCCTTGAGGGATGCTGGATTAGAATCTTCCAATCTCATTCTTGGAATCGATTTCACAAAAAGCAATGAATGGACTG gcaaaatatcatttaataatcgGAGCCTTCATGCCATTGGAGACACCCCTAATCCATATGAAACAGCGATCTCTATAATTGGAAAGACAATTGCCCCCTTTGATGAAGACAACTTGATCCCTTGTTTTGGCTTTGGTGATG CAACAACACATGATCAAGAAGTGTTTAGTTTTCACAGTGATCATACTCCTTGCCATGGTTTTGAAGAAGTATTATCATGCTACCGAAAGATAGTTCCAAGCTTGCGACTTTCAG GGCCAACTTCTTATGCACCGGTGATTGAAGCTGCAATCGACATTGTAGAGAAGAGTGGCGGGCAGTACCATGTATTGGTTATAGTTGCAGATGGCCAG GTGACTAGGAGTGTCGATACACATCCTAGAGAACTTAGTCCACAAGAAAAGCAAACAATCCAGTCTATTGTTGATGCAAG TTCATATCCACTCTCCATTATTCTTGTTGGTGTCGGGGATGGACCTTGGGAAGACATGAGGAAATTTGATGACAAGATCCCGGCACgggaatttgataattttcag TTTGTTAATTTCACTGCCATTATGTCAAAACAATCAAGTCCTTCTGAGAAAGAAACAGCTTTTGCTCTTGCTGCCCTAATGGAGATTCCCTTGCAGTACAGAGCAGCCATGGAATTCGGTTTACTCAA GCGTAGAACAGGGAGAGCACCAAAGATAGTTCCCCGCCCTCCTCCTGTTCTTTACAGTCGTCGTGCTCCACTAGAGCATGAAGTAAGCACCACTGCATCATCACCTGCAATAGATGATCGAACCCAG GCTTGTCCGATTTGCTTGACTAGTCCAAAGGACTTAGCCTTCGGTTGTGGACACATG ACTTGTAGAGACTGTGGGTCAAGAGTAACAAACTGTCCCATATGCCGCCAGAGGATCACCAATCGCCTGAGGCTATATTCTTAA
- the LOC123207301 gene encoding E3 ubiquitin-protein ligase RGLG4-like isoform X2, whose amino-acid sequence MWTTSSQISSRGKSEIISTNRSMSRQPSTSVTVSGTGPKMKRSNNIKNKYSFIPDNFTTLEEVTIALRDAGLESSNLILGIDFTKSNEWTGKISFNNRSLHAIGDTPNPYETAISIIGKTIAPFDEDNLIPCFGFGDATTHDQEVFSFHSDHTPCHGFEEVLSCYRKIVPSLRLSGPTSYAPVIEAAIDIVEKSGGQYHVLVIVADGQVTRSVDTHPRELSPQEKQTIQSIVDASSYPLSIILVGVGDGPWEDMRKFDDKIPAREFDNFQFVNFTAIMSKQSSPSEKETAFALAALMEIPLQYRAAMEFGLLKRRTGRAPKIVPRPPPVLYSRRAPLEHEVSTTASSPAIDDRTQACPICLTSPKDLAFGCGHMTCRDCGSRVTNCPICRQRITNRLRLYS is encoded by the exons ATGTG GACAACTAGCAGTCAGATAAGTTCTAGAGGGAAATCTGAAATTATTAGCACAAATCGCAGCATGTCACGACAACCATCAACCTCTGTAACCGTGAGTGGTACTGGTCCAAAGATGAAGAGGAGCAACAACATAAAGAACAAGTATTCTTTTATCCCTGACAATTTCACAACCCTTGAAGAG GTAACAATAGCCTTGAGGGATGCTGGATTAGAATCTTCCAATCTCATTCTTGGAATCGATTTCACAAAAAGCAATGAATGGACTG gcaaaatatcatttaataatcgGAGCCTTCATGCCATTGGAGACACCCCTAATCCATATGAAACAGCGATCTCTATAATTGGAAAGACAATTGCCCCCTTTGATGAAGACAACTTGATCCCTTGTTTTGGCTTTGGTGATG CAACAACACATGATCAAGAAGTGTTTAGTTTTCACAGTGATCATACTCCTTGCCATGGTTTTGAAGAAGTATTATCATGCTACCGAAAGATAGTTCCAAGCTTGCGACTTTCAG GGCCAACTTCTTATGCACCGGTGATTGAAGCTGCAATCGACATTGTAGAGAAGAGTGGCGGGCAGTACCATGTATTGGTTATAGTTGCAGATGGCCAG GTGACTAGGAGTGTCGATACACATCCTAGAGAACTTAGTCCACAAGAAAAGCAAACAATCCAGTCTATTGTTGATGCAAG TTCATATCCACTCTCCATTATTCTTGTTGGTGTCGGGGATGGACCTTGGGAAGACATGAGGAAATTTGATGACAAGATCCCGGCACgggaatttgataattttcag TTTGTTAATTTCACTGCCATTATGTCAAAACAATCAAGTCCTTCTGAGAAAGAAACAGCTTTTGCTCTTGCTGCCCTAATGGAGATTCCCTTGCAGTACAGAGCAGCCATGGAATTCGGTTTACTCAA GCGTAGAACAGGGAGAGCACCAAAGATAGTTCCCCGCCCTCCTCCTGTTCTTTACAGTCGTCGTGCTCCACTAGAGCATGAAGTAAGCACCACTGCATCATCACCTGCAATAGATGATCGAACCCAG GCTTGTCCGATTTGCTTGACTAGTCCAAAGGACTTAGCCTTCGGTTGTGGACACATG ACTTGTAGAGACTGTGGGTCAAGAGTAACAAACTGTCCCATATGCCGCCAGAGGATCACCAATCGCCTGAGGCTATATTCTTAA